The Fusobacterium periodonticum 1_1_41FAA genomic sequence AAGCTATATCATTTTTATCTTGTGGAATGATTTTTTCTATTTACAAAATTCAAAATCTACATGCAAGAATAGCATTGGCTGTTGTTTGGCTTGGAGTGGCTATTCATATTATTCTTTTAAAAACAAAAAAGACCAAAAATAAAAAGTAACAAATAAATAAGCACTCTTTCAAAAAAAAATACTTTTCACACATTTAGCTTTAATTAAGTATGTAGACAATATTAGAAATATGTTGTAAAATATAAGCAGTAGTAATAGAGGGGACTATTGCATTTTTTTATTTGCAAATAGTCCTTTTGTTTTATAAAAAAATTTGGAGGTAGGGTATGAAGAAAATTCTATTATTTTTATTTTTAGCATTAGGAGTATTTTCTTTTGCAGCACCAAGTTATGTGGATTTAAATAAGATACAAAGGGACGGTTATCAAATAGATGTTAATGATAATGAAAGTCTTGCTTTTTCACAAGAAGGCTCTGAAATGAATCTCGTTGTAACTATTTATTTTACAAATGATGGAAATCCTCAAACTTTAAGAATTGCATTCAAAACAATGTTTGCACCAGCATTTGGATTGGAGTATACAGATGAATTCCAAACTAATAGAGCTTATATTCAAAAAAGTTTTGGAGAAAATCGTAATGGCATAATTTATGGATATAATATTGTACCAAAGAGACAAAAGAGAAAAGGTTGCTTCTTAAATGTTTTTCTAATAACACCACAAGAATTACAAAATAAAATTTTAGAAGAGGTTGCAAATACTGCATTAAACGAAATAGAAAGTTATATAAAGTAAAGGAAGGAGATCTTTTTTTGAAAATAATTATAAAATTAGGATTATTTATTTTATTATTATCAATACTAACAGCTTGCAGTGATATAAAGGAAATGGTAAAAAGAGATTTAGAAATAGAAAGAAGACGTGCAGTAGCAGATAGTAGAAATAATCCTTATTAATAGTTGTTATTCCCTAATTCTGGACCAGAAATAACAACTATAAGTACTCCAGCACCATTTACAAGAGCACAAAGAAGGGTATATATTGAAGGAGCAACAGTTGGTTTAGAAAAAGCTATAAAATCTAAGTTACTTCACTATAAAATCTAAGTTACTTCAAAGGAATTGGAAAACTTCAAGTAGAGCTACTGGTAATGAAACTTTCGCTATTGTCTTTGATCAAGTGAACCACTCACACTTATAGAAGTGGGAGCTTCTTGGGAAGTATGTGCTTTTGTTAGCCACATATATTTACCAAGCTCTTCGGGTAGTCCCTACCCTGATATATTTTTCTAACTTACTTTTTCTTCTCTTAATATTTCTAAACCTTTTCTTAATATATTTATACTTGCATTGTAATCTCTATCTATTTCTAGTCCACAACATTCACAATGATATATTCTTTCTGATAATGTTAGAGTTTCTTTTATATTACCACAACTAGAACAAGTCTTACTACTTGGATAAAATGTAGGTATTTTTATAATCTTTCTTCCATACCAATTTGCTTTATATTCTAGTTGTCTTACAAATTCACTCCAACTTACATCTGATATACTTTTTGCTAATTTGTGATTTTTTAACATTCCCTTTATATTTAANNNNNNNNNNNNNNNNNNNNNNNNNNNNNNNNNNNNNNNNNNNNNNNNNNNNNNNNNNNNNNNNNNNNNNNNNNNNNNNNNNNNNNNNNNNNNNNNNNNNNNNNNNNNNNNNNTCCAAACATTCACAATGATATATTCTTTCTGATAATGTTAGAGTTTCTTTTATATTACCACAACTAGAACAAGTCTTACTACTTGGATAAAATGTAGGTATTTTTATAATCTTTCTTCCATACCAATTTGCTTTATATTCTAGTTGTCTTACAAATTCACTCCAACTTACATCTGATATACTTTTTGCTAATTTGTGATTTTTTAACATTCCCTTTATATTTAAGTCTTCTATACAGATTATATCGTGGTTATTGATAATTTTTGTACTCAACTTATTTACAAAGTCTTTTCTTTTATTTCTAATTTTATTATGTATTTTTGCTACTTTTTTCTTTTGTTTTTGATAGTTCTTACTATCCGATAGTTTTTTATTGCTATCTTTAGCAAGTTTACATCTCTTTGATAGTTTTTTTTGTTCTCTTTTTAATTTTTTTTCATATTCTTTTGATAGCTTTAAATTCTCTACTTTTGTACAATCACTCATTATTGCAAATTTTTTTATTCCTAAATCTATTCCAATATTTTTATTAGTTTTTTGTAATTCTTCTATTTCTTCTTCACATAATATTGAAACAAAATAATGATCAAGACTATTTTTACTTATTGTTACTGATTTAATTATACCTTCTATTTTTCTATGTAATCTAATTTTAACTAGTGATTTTAATTTAGGAAGTTTTATGTAGCTATCTTTAATATATATTGTGTTTTGATTATTTGTAGTATAGCTTTGGACTGGGTTAGATTTACACTTATATTTTGGAAAACCAAAATCTTTATTTTTAAGAAAATTCTTAAAAGCCTTTTCTAAATTTAATTGTGCATTAGCAAGAGCTAAACTATCAACTTCTTTTAAATAAGGATATTCTTCTTTATATTTAGCAGGAGTAGGATATTTAGTTTTAATTCCTGTTGATTTATATTCTTCATAATCTTTCTTTCTATCATCTAACATAAGGTTATGAACTTTTCTGACACAACCAAAGTTTTTTGAGAAAAAGATTATTTGTTCTAAGGTAGGATATATTCTGAATTTATATGCTTTTTTAATTATCTTCATTTCCTCCTCCTTACTTGCTCCACCAATACTCAATACAAAAAAACTTCTACTCCAAAAATACTCCTTTTTTATTACCTTTAACTGATTTAATTATATCATATTTTTGAAACAATTTCAAGAAAATAAAAAAGTAATTCATCCCCTACTTATAGAAGTAGGGGACTTCTTGCTAGATATTGTTAAACTGTTAAAAAATGGATAAAGTTGAGGGAGAAGAAATTGCAAAGATAATAAAAAATATTGAAACTGATGAAGATGATGAAGGAGTTGAATTAATACTAGAGAAAAATGAAACAATACAATTAAAAATATAGCAATATATCACTTGGATTAATGAAAAATAAGAATGAAAACACTATTGATTACAATTAATAGTGTTTTTATTTTTTTGCTATTATAATTCAAATATAGTATAATCAAATAAATACAAAAACTAAGGAGAGATTTAAAATGGAAAATTTTTCTTTGTTTGAAAAAGAAGAAAAAAATGAATGTAAACCCTTTATCAAATGGGTTGGAGGTAAAGGACAGCTTATACCTGAAATAAGTAAATTATATCCTGTTGAATTAGGAAAAACCATAAACAAATAAAACTATTAGGGATAATGTAGATATTTTAATAAAATCTTTAAAAGAAATGGAAAATCAATATATTCCTATGAATAATGAGGATAGAAAAGTTTACTATTATGAAAGAAGATCTGAGTACAATAATTTAAAAATCAATATTGAAGAAAATAATATAAGAAAAGCAGCTTTATTTATTTTTCTAAGTGAACTACTCACGACTAACACCCTACGAGTGCTAGAGTCGAGAGCTTCATAAGATAACTGAAAAAGTAAGTTATCTTCTAAGAAGTTTGGTTTTAAAACCCTTATTCTTTTTGGCTAGTCCACAATAGCCACTACTAGATAAGACTTGCGTCTACACTGCTACTTTTATCTGTATATTATATTTAAAAAGAACAACTATACAGAACAGTGAATATTTTACAAGGCTACTGTTTACTAGCCTTAACTCCATATATTCAGTTGCTAATGTTTTAAATATATTATACACTAAAACTAGTAAAATTGCAAATTTTAGTATAACATTTTCAATGTTGGTGTTATTCATACCCTACGAGTACATGTCTCACGGCTAACACCCTAACGAGTGCTAGAGCCACAAGTGTTCTAACACATTTAATAAAAAATAAAATATGCTATACTATATTAAACAATCCATGATAAAGGAGGGGAATTTATGAAAAGACTAGCAATAGGACTAAGTGACTTTAAACATTTAATAGAAGAAGATTTTTATTATTTTGATAAAACAAAATTTATAGAAGAAGTAATAAAAGATGGCTCACAAGTAAAATTATTTGCAAGACCTAGAAGATTTGGAAAAACTTTAAATATGTCTATGTTAAAGTACTTCTTTGATATAAAAAATAGAGAAGAAAATAAAGAAATATTTAAAGATTTGTATATAGAAAAAACAGAAGCCTTTAAAGAACAAGGACAGTACCCAGTTATATTTTTATCATTAAAAGATTTAAAAGCTTTAACTTGGGAACAAATGGAAAAAGCTATAAAATCAGTAATTTCAAGATTATTTTCAGAGTATAAATATTTATTAAATGATTTAGATAAATTTGATACTCTTACATTTGAGAATATTCTTCTGAAAAATACTGAATTAGAAGATTTAAAAGAAGCATTAAAATTTTTAACAAGAATACTATATGAAAAATATAATAAAAAAGTAGTTGTATTGATAGATGAATATGATAGCCCATTAGTATCAGCCTATATAAATGGATATTATGAAAAAGCAAAAGATTTCTTTAAAACTTTTTATAGTACAGTATTAAAAGATAATAGCTATTTACAAATGGGAGTTCTAACTGGAATAATAAGAGTAATAAAAGCTGGAATATTCTCAGATTTAAATAATTTAAGAACTTATACAATATTAAGTGATGTCTACACAGATAGCTATGGCTTAACAGAAGAAGAAGTAGAAAAAAGTCTTAAAGATTATGGAATAGAGCAAGAAATATCAAATGTAAAAGATTGGTATGATGGATATAGATTTGGAGATAGTGAAGTATACAATCCTTGGAGCATACTAAACTTTTTAGATTTCAAAGAATTAAGAGCTTATTGGGTGGATACATCAGGGAATGATTTGAANNNNNNNNNNNNNNNNNNNNNNNNNNNNNNNNNNNNNNNNNNNNNNNNNNNNNNNNNNNNNNNNNNNNNNNNNNNNNNNNNNNNNNNNNNNNNNNNNNNNNNNNNNNNNNNNNNNNNNNNNNNNNNNNNNNNNNNNNNNNNNNNNNNNNNNNNNNNNNNNNNNNNNNNNNNNNNNNNNNNNNNNNNNNNNNNNNNNNNNNNNNNNNNNNNNNNNNNNNNNNNNNNNNNNNNNNNNNNNNNNNNNNNTAAACTTTTTAGATTTCAAAGAATTAAGAGCTTATTGGGTGGATACATCAGGGAATGATTTGATAAAAGATGTATTAAAAAATATAACAAAGAACACAATAGAAGCTCTTGAAAGATTATTTAATGGAGAAGGATTAAAACAAAACATATCAGGAACATCAGACTTATCAAAATTGCTAAGTGAAGATGAATTATGGGAATTGATGTTATTCAGTGGTTATTTAACAGTAGAAGAAAAAATAGATCAAAAGAATTATGTTTTAAGATTACCAAATAAGGAAATTAAAGAACTTTTTAAAGATACTTTTTTAGAAAAATACTTTGGTAGAGGAAGTAAATTACTTTATTTAATGGAAGCCTTAACAGAAAATAGAATAGATGAATATGAAGAAAGATTACAAGAGATACTATTGACTTCAGTTAACTACAATGATACAAAGAAAGGAAACGAAGCTTTTTACCATGGATTAATTATGGGTATGGGACTATATTTAGAAGGTGAGTACATCACAAAATCAAATATAGAAAGTGGCTTAGGAAGATATGACTTTGTAATAGAACCAAAGAATAAAACTAAAAGAGCTTATATAATGGAATTTAAATCAACAGATAATATAGAAAAGTTAGAAGAAGTATCAAAAGAAGCTTTGGAACAAATAGAGAATAAAAAATATGATGTATCACTAAAACAAAGTGGTATAAAAAATATAACATATATGGGTATAGCATTTTGTGGAAAACAAATAAAAATTAGTTATAAATAGAAAAAACTTTAAACTGTTACAAAATTGTAACAGTTTTTTTCTTGCTATTGTAGATTGATTATAGTATAATCAAATAAATACAAAAACTAAGGAGGTTTTTATTTTGAAGAAGTTAGATAAAGAAAAAATTCTTGCACTTGCACCTAATTCATCTGCCGTTGCAAATGCAAAGAAAATTTGTAGCAGTGGATCTTTTGTAAAATTAGCACACTCATCTGATGATACTTTCTATATGGGAGAATGTAAAGGAAGCGGAAAATCAAATTACATTGTTTCTGCTGATTTTGTAGACGAAGAAAATCCTGTTATGAGATGTACTTGTCCAAGTAGACAATTTCCTTGTAAGCACGGTTTAGCCTTATTGTTTGAAATAGCTGATGGAAAAACTTTTGAAGAATGTGAAATTCCTGAAGATATTTTAGCAAAAAGAGAAAAGAAAGAAAAAACTAAGGCTAAGAAAGAAAAAGAAAGTGCTGAAGGAACTGTAAAAGAAAAGAAAGCACCTTCAAAAGTTTCAAAAGCTGCTAGAGCAAAGAAAATTAACAAACAAATCGAAGGTTTAGATTTAATTAAAAATATAAGTACTCAACTTTTAAAATTGGGACTTTCAACAATAGGAACTGTCTCTTTAAAAGAATATAAAGATGTTGTTAAACAACTAGGTGATTACTATTTACCTGGTCCACAAATTCTATTCCAAAAATTAATATTGGAAATTCAAGAATATAAGGAAGATCAAGATACAGTACACTATCAACAAGCTTTAGAATGCTTGAAAAGATTGAGAGCAATAGAGAAAAAAGGTAGAGAATATCTAAAAGAAGAGCTTGAAAAAGAAAATCTTGAAATGAGTGACAATACTCTATATGAAGATTTAGGTGGAGTATGGAAGTTAGAGCAACTAAATGACTTAGGTTTAAAGAAAGAAAATGCAAAACTTCTGCAATTAGCATTTGAAGTAACTTATGATGAAGCTAGTAAAATCTATACTGACTATGGATATTGGATAGATATAGAAAGTGGAGAAATATCATATACAGCTAACTATAGACCTCTTTCTGCTTTAAAATATATTAAGCAAGACGACTCTAATTTCTCTTTAGTTACAGTACCTACTTTAACTTATTATCCAGGTGGATTGAATAAAAGAATAAGGTGGGCTAGTGCAAACTTTGAAGAAAAAGATAAAACTTCTTTTAAGAAAATAAAAACTTATGCTAAAAATATAGAAGAAGCGACAAAGATTGCTAAAAATGAATTAAAGAATATTCTAACAGATAATCATGTAGCTTTGCTTTTAGAGTTTGAAAAGATTATGTTTGTAGAAGAAGAAGGAAGTAAAAAATACATTTTAGTGGATAAAAATCAAAAGATGATAGAGCTTAGAAATAATGGTTCTAAAGAATTAGCAAAAGTTTTCTATGAGCTTTTACCAAATGAATGTTTAGAAAATCAAGTTATGTTTGTAAAATTATTCCAAAAAGACAGAACTATCTATGCAGAAGCACATAGTATCATAACAGACGATAAAATTGTTCGTTTAGGATTTTAGGGAGGAGTAGAAAATGAATTTTGAACCTTTATACGAATTAAAAAATAGACTTGAAAATGTAGCAGTTGTTGGAATTAACTTAGCTAAAGATGACTTCCGTCTAAAAAGAGCTGTTGAACAACTTAAAGAATATAGTACTGCTGCCAAGGTATTTAAACAAATATATGATATGGGAAATGAACTGATAAGCACAGATGATGAAGATAAATGTGATTTATTCTTAGATTTACTTGCTTTACTTGATGCTGTTCTTTGTACTCAAGCTACAACTTATTCAGGGGATAAGCCTCAAGAAATAAATACTATTACCAAGAATAAAGATTTCTATAAGGAACTTCATTACAGTGAGTTAAGTCCTCTTGTCTCTGCCTTTACTAGAGAAGGTGGAGGAAGATTAAATATTATAATGGATACCCTTGAAAGTAATCCTGAAATAATGAAAGATTTTAGAGTAAAAGCTTGTATGATACACGGGCTTTCTGATAAATACTCTGAAATTGCTGATAGAATGGTAGACGAGCTTAAAAAACAAGGAAAAGATATAGTCCCTATATTAAAAGATGGTTTTGATCCACAAGGTAAGAGAAATATGGTCGCTAGACTTGAAATTATTGCCTCTATTTGCAAGGAAGAAGAAAATGACTTCTATAAATACTGTATAGAAAATGGCTCTAAAGAAGTGAAAGAAGATGCAATAGGATATTTAAGTTTTGACCAAAGCAATATTGATTATCTTTTAGATTTAACTAAAACAGAAAAAGGTAAACTTAAAAATAAAGCTTTTGAAGCACTTTCATATATGAGTGATAATAGAGCTGCTGAAGAATGGGGTAAATTCCTTAAAAAGAAAACTTTGGATAATCTTGAATATTTAAGAGGAACAGATCAACAATGGGCATTAGATTACATAAATGACTTTATAGAAAATTATGTAACAGAAACAAAAAATAAGACATTAAAGACAGCTGAAGAAAGAAAAACTGTTGAATATGATATTCTTAAAGTATCTCCATTTGTTCTAAAAAATAGAAATGAGAAAAGTTTATTATTCTGTAAAGAGCTATACCCTTTCAATAAATATGAAATAAAAAGAATTTTAAATTTCTACATAGTAAAAGACTTAGATAAAGAAGTAATTGACACAATTAAAGAACTATCAAAAGAGTATGAAGGAGAATTTTTACAACAAGAATTCTTAATTTCACTTATTAAAGATAAGGCTGAGACTGTTTATAAAAATTTCTCTAAGTATGCAGGAGCAGGAAAAGAAAGAGAAGAAATAAGAGAATTGTTTAATACTTTCATCAGAGGAAATTACTCTAAAAAGAAAGAAGAACGTAAGATACAAGAAGACTTTAGAGATATGTTCCAAGTAATTTTACGTATACATTATGATGAAGAAAACAAGGAATATATTTTAGAATGGCCAGATACTATCGTTGGTTATCCTATACAAATAAAGTTAGATGGATTTGATAAGAAGTGGTATGACATTATCTTAAGTACTAGCACAGAAATAACAGGAAATTGGGATTATTATAGTTCATCTCATAGAGATTTTAGATATTTGTATAATCCAAATATAAAGGGATTAAAAGAAAAGTTTGGAGAATTTTACTATAATATAACGCTTCTTCGTACACCTTATCTCGCTGATATAGAATTTTTAAATAAATTAGAATGGAAAGATTATAAAGATTTTCTTGTAGGTAAGATGGATATAGGAAAAAACATATATTTAATCTCTTATAGATTAAATTATATTTCTGATTTCATAGATAAAATTCCTATATCAGAAGAAGATTTAAAAGCTCAAATTGAAGAATTATTAGAAAAATATAAAACTATTCAAAAATCAACAATAAATTTATGCCAAACTTGGTTAGATAAATTAAATAGTGGAGTAAAAGTGAGGGAGTTATAAGGTTTTAAGGAGAAGGGTAAGATGAATTTTGAACCTTTATATGAATTAAAAAATAGACTTGAAAATGTAGCAGTTGTTGGAATTAACTTAGCTAAAGATGACTTCCGTCTAAAAAGAGCTGTTGAACATCTTAAAGAATATAGTACTATTGCTAAAGTATTTAAACAAATATATGACATGGGAAATCAGTTAATAAGTACAAATGATGAGGATAAATGCGATCTATTTTTAGACTTAGTTGCTTTAGTTGATGCTGTTCTTTGCACTCAAGCTACAACTTATTCAGGTAATGAGCCTCAAGAAATAAAAACTATTACTAAGAGTAAAGACTACTATAAAGAAATTCATTATAGTGAATTAAGTCCTCTTGTCTATGCTTTCACTGAAGGAAATTTGTTCATTATACAAGATGCTATTAACAATAATGCTGATATATTTGATGATTTTCGTCTAAAAAGCTATATGATAAAAGGTCTTTCTAATAAATATTCAAAGGTTATTAATCTAGCAACAAAAAAATTAAAAAAACAAAGAAAGGAAATAGTTCCATTGCAAAAAAATGAATTTTCCCCTGGAGTAGAAAAGAAATACTTACTAGATTGGATATTATTTCCAGTATTGCTAAAGAAGTTGAAAATAATTTTTACAAATATTGCATTGAAAATAGGTCTAAAGAAATGAAAGAAATTGCAATAGAATCTAGCCAAGATAATATTGAGATTATATTTTAGATTCAACTAAAAGATTTTTGAAATACTTTCATATATGAGTGATGATAGATTAGAAAGATAAAAAATGGAGTAAAAGTAAAGGAGTTATAAAAATGAGTAAAAAAGAAGAAGTTCAAAGACTGACAGCAGAGCAACTATTCCAAGAAGAAATAGATGCTTTAATCAAGGCAGAAAAAAATCCTATACCTACTGGTTGGAAGATGTCTCCAAAGTCGGTATTAACATATATTTGTGGTGGAAAAGTTGGTAAAAAAACTATAGTTCCAAAATATATAGGAAATAAAAGATTAGTTGAAATAGCTATTTCAACTTTAGTAACAGATAGAGCTTTACTTTTAATTGGAGAACCAGGAACAGCAAAATCTTGGTTATCTGAGCATTTAACTGCTGCAATAAATGGAAATTCAACAAGAGTTATTCAAGGTACAGCAGGAACAACAGAAGAACAAATTAGATATTCTTGGAACTATGCAATGCTTATTGCCGAAGGACCTACAAAGGAAGCCTTAATTCCAAGTCCTATATATAGAGCTATGGAAGATGGAGCTATTGCAAGAGTAGAAGAAATTTCTCGTTGTGCCTCAGAAGTACAAGATGCTTTAATCTCTTTATTATCAGAAAAAAGACTATCTGTACCTGAACTTAATTTAGAAATTCCTGCTAAAAAAGGTTTCTCTATAATTGCAACTGCTAACACAAGAGATAAAGGAGTTAACGAAATGTCAGCTGCCTTAAAACGTCGTTTTAATATTGTAGTTTTACCAAGTCCTAACTCTCTTGAAGCTGAAATAGATATAGTTAGAACAAGAGTTGAGCAACTTGCTAGCAACCTAGACTTAAATGCAAAATTACCAGAAGATGAAGTTATAGAAAAAGTTTGTACAGTCTTTAGAGAACTTAGACAAGGTCTTACTTTAGATGGAAAACAAAAAATAAAAACTACTACTAATGTTCTTTCAACAGCAGAAGCTATATCCCTACTTGCAAATAGTATGGCCTTAGCTGGAAGTTTTGGAGATGGAGAGATATCTGACTATGATTTAGCTGCTGGTCTACAAGGAGCTATTGTTAAAGAAGATAGTAAAGATGGACAAATCTGGACAGAATATTTAGAAAATATTATGAAAAAAAGAGGTTCTGAATGGCTAAACCTTTAC encodes the following:
- a CDS encoding AAA family ATPase, which translates into the protein MKRLAIGLSDFKHLIEEDFYYFDKTKFIEEVIKDGSQVKLFARPRRFGKTLNMSMLKYFFDIKNREENKEIFKDLYIEKTEAFKEQGQYPVIFLSLKDLKALTWEQMEKAIKSVISRLFSEYKYLLNDLDKFDTLTFENILLKNTELEDLKEALKFLTRILYEKYNKKVVVLIDEYDSPLVSAYINGYYEKAKDFFKTFYSTVLKDNSYLQMGVLTGIIRVIKAGIFSDLNNLRTYTILSDVYTDSYGLTEEEVEKSLKDYGIEQEISNVKDWYDGYRFGDSEVYNPWSILNFLDFKELRAYWVDTSGNDL
- a CDS encoding SWIM zinc finger domain-containing protein; the encoded protein is MKKLDKEKILALAPNSSAVANAKKICSSGSFVKLAHSSDDTFYMGECKGSGKSNYIVSADFVDEENPVMRCTCPSRQFPCKHGLALLFEIADGKTFEECEIPEDILAKREKKEKTKAKKEKESAEGTVKEKKAPSKVSKAARAKKINKQIEGLDLIKNISTQLLKLGLSTIGTVSLKEYKDVVKQLGDYYLPGPQILFQKLILEIQEYKEDQDTVHYQQALECLKRLRAIEKKGREYLKEELEKENLEMSDNTLYEDLGGVWKLEQLNDLGLKKENAKLLQLAFEVTYDEASKIYTDYGYWIDIESGEISYTANYRPLSALKYIKQDDSNFSLVTVPTLTYYPGGLNKRIRWASANFEEKDKTSFKKIKTYAKNIEEATKIAKNELKNILTDNHVALLLEFEKIMFVEEEGSKKYILVDKNQKMIELRNNGSKELAKVFYELLPNECLENQVMFVKLFQKDRTIYAEAHSIITDDKIVRLGF
- a CDS encoding RNA-guided endonuclease TnpB family protein gives rise to the protein MKIIKKAYKFRIYPTLEQIIFFSKNFGCVRKVHNLMLDDRKKDYEEYKSTGIKTKYPTPAKYKEEYPYLKEVDSLALANAQLNLEKAFKNFLKNKDFGFPKYKCKSNPVQSYTTNNQNTIYIKDSYIKLPKLKSLVKIRLHRKIEGIIKSVTISKNSLDHYFVSILCEEEIEELQKTNKNIGIDLGIKKFAIMSDCTKVENLKLSKEYEKKLKREQKKLSKRCKLAKDSNKKLSDSKNYQKQKKKVAKIHNKIRNKRKDFVNKLSTKIINNHDIICIEDLNIKGMLKNHKLAKSISDVSWSEFVRQLEYKANWYGRKIIKIPTFYPSSKTCSSCGNIKETLTLSERIYHCECL
- a CDS encoding PD-(D/E)XK nuclease domain-containing protein, whose amino-acid sequence is NFLDFKELRAYWVDTSGNDLIKDVLKNITKNTIEALERLFNGEGLKQNISGTSDLSKLLSEDELWELMLFSGYLTVEEKIDQKNYVLRLPNKEIKELFKDTFLEKYFGRGSKLLYLMEALTENRIDEYEERLQEILLTSVNYNDTKKGNEAFYHGLIMGMGLYLEGEYITKSNIESGLGRYDFVIEPKNKTKRAYIMEFKSTDNIEKLEEVSKEALEQIENKKYDVSLKQSGIKNITYMGIAFCGKQIKISYK
- a CDS encoding RNA-guided endonuclease InsQ/TnpB family protein, with the translated sequence LNIKGMLKNHKLAKSISDVSWSEFVRQLEYKANWYGRKIIKIPTFYPSSKTCSSCGNIKETLTLSERIYHCECCGLEIDRDYNASINILRKGLEILREEKVS
- a CDS encoding AAA family ATPase; protein product: MSKKEEVQRLTAEQLFQEEIDALIKAEKNPIPTGWKMSPKSVLTYICGGKVGKKTIVPKYIGNKRLVEIAISTLVTDRALLLIGEPGTAKSWLSEHLTAAINGNSTRVIQGTAGTTEEQIRYSWNYAMLIAEGPTKEALIPSPIYRAMEDGAIARVEEISRCASEVQDALISLLSEKRLSVPELNLEIPAKKGFSIIATANTRDKGVNEMSAALKRRFNIVVLPSPNSLEAEIDIVRTRVEQLASNLDLNAKLPEDEVIEKVCTVFRELRQGLTLDGKQKIKTTTNVLSTAEAISLLANSMALAGSFGDGEISDYDLAAGLQGAIVKEDSKDGQIWTEYLENIMKKRGSEWLNLYKECKELNKTSK